The nucleotide sequence TTTTACCAATTGATCACGTGTGAGCATTTTAATTCCTCTCTAGCACTGTGCGATTTTCAATGCGTCTTTCATAATTTTCACCCTTGATGATCCGTTTGACATAAACGCCAGGTGTATGAATTTGATCTGGATCTAATTCACCCACAGCAACAATTTCTTCAACTTCTGCAATTGTAATGCGCGCAGCGGTCGCCATCATCGGATTAAAATTGCGAGTTGTTTTTCGATAAATCAGATTTCCGTATTCATCACTTTTCCAAGCTTTCACAAATGCATAGTCAGCTTTTAAAGCACGTTCTAAAACATAAGTGCGACCATCAAATTCTTTATGATCTTTTCCTTGAGCGACAAGAGTACCTACGCCGGTGGGTGTATAAAAAGCTGGAATCCCAGCACCTCCGGCACGAATACGTTCAGCGAGAGTTCCTTGAGGGTTAAATTCAACCTCAAGTTCACCTGCGAGATATTGTTTTTCAAATAATGCATTTTCACCAACGTAACTTGAGATCATTTTTTTGATTTGCTTATTTGACATCACCAAGCCCAAGCCAAAATCAACAACCCCTGCATTATTTGATACACAGGTAAGATTTTTTGAACCATTGCGTTTAAGAGCAGCGATTAGATTTTCAGGAATTCCACAAAGACCAAAACCTCCGCACATGATTGTGACGCCATCCCGGAGGTCATGAATCGCCTCATCAGCTGATTTAAAAACTTTTGACTTCATTTGATTTCTCCATAAAACATGGTTTTACTCTGTGCGAATTTAATTTATATAAGTTCAACAATCATTGCGGCAGCTTCTCCTCCGCCGATGCAAATACTGACCATTCCACGTTTTGCATTTTGCGATTGCATAGCGTGAATCAAGGTAGTCAAAATTCTAGCACCACTGGCTCCGATGGGATGCCCTAGAGCAACTGCGCCTCCAAAAATATTCACACGCTTTGGATCTAAATTAAAATCGCGCATAGCTGAAATGGCTACTACAGAAAAAGCTTCATTAATTTCAAAAAGATCGATGTCTTTAATACCGAGGCCCGTCTTTTTTAAAACATTATCCATTGCGCGCGAGGGTGCCGTGGTAAACCATTCAGGAGCTTGAGCAGCAGAAGCATGGCCCAAAATTCGCACCAGTGGTTTTATTCCTAAAGTTTTAGCTTTTTCTTCAGACATGACAACAAGTGCAGATGCACCGTCGTTAATGGAGCTAGCATTTGCCGCAGTGATTGTACCTGTTTTGTCAAAAGCTGGTTTAAGTGAAGGGATTTTTTCAAATTTTACCTTAAAGGGTTCTTCATCGTCTTTGACTGCCACAGCTTCTTTTGCACCTGGGGGAGTAGACATAATAGAAACGATTTCATTTTTAAAATGGCCATCTTTAGTTGCTTGTTGTGCGCGTTTGTAACTTTCAATGGCAAAGGCATCTTGTTCTTCTCGACTTACTGATTTTTCACGTGCGCAAAGTTCAGCGGCATTTCCCATATGAAAATTATTATAGACATCCCATAGTCCATCTTTAACCATGCTATCGGTCATTTGAACGTGGCCCATTTTGTAACCGAGTCGCGATTTCTCAAGGAGATGTGGAGCTAAAGACATATTCTCTTGTCCGCCTGCAACGGCAATTTGAGAATCACCACAAAGAATTCCTTGTGCTGCGAGCATGACTGCTTTTAGGCCACTTCCACATACTTTATTAATCGTAGTGCAGGTTACTGAATTAGGTAATTTTGCAAAAAGGGCAGCTTGTCTTGCCGGTGCTTGTCCGACTCCGGCAGTTAAAACGTTACCCATGAGAACTTCGTCAACGAGATCTTTTTTAATACCAGCTCGCGTGAGCGCTGCGTCGATGGCGAAACTTCCTAATTGCGGTGCTGTTAATTGAGATAGTTGTCCGTTAAAAGAACCAATAGGTGTTCGTACCGCACTGGCAATAATCACTGAATTAGACATTTTTCTCTCCTATTTTTGTGTCGAGTGTACAGTAACGTACCAAAAGTGGTTGCACAAATATAATTTGAATTGCAAGCTAGGGGAATATCATGATCGGAGAATTCGGTGAAGCGCTATGTTCGAGAACCAAGTCTGGGAACAATCACAATCATTGAGAGTCATCAACTTAGTTTTAAACTAGGGGCTGAATTGGCCCAGATTCTTGGGCGGAAGTACATTGATTGTCAAAATCAGAAATTAAAACAAAACTTACTAGATTGGCTCCCCTGGCGATGGCATCCTCGCGTCATTAGTCGTGAACCAGAATATTCACCCG is from Oligoflexia bacterium and encodes:
- a CDS encoding CoA transferase subunit A — protein: MKSKVFKSADEAIHDLRDGVTIMCGGFGLCGIPENLIAALKRNGSKNLTCVSNNAGVVDFGLGLVMSNKQIKKMISSYVGENALFEKQYLAGELEVEFNPQGTLAERIRAGGAGIPAFYTPTGVGTLVAQGKDHKEFDGRTYVLERALKADYAFVKAWKSDEYGNLIYRKTTRNFNPMMATAARITIAEVEEIVAVGELDPDQIHTPGVYVKRIIKGENYERRIENRTVLERN
- a CDS encoding thiolase family protein; translation: MSNSVIIASAVRTPIGSFNGQLSQLTAPQLGSFAIDAALTRAGIKKDLVDEVLMGNVLTAGVGQAPARQAALFAKLPNSVTCTTINKVCGSGLKAVMLAAQGILCGDSQIAVAGGQENMSLAPHLLEKSRLGYKMGHVQMTDSMVKDGLWDVYNNFHMGNAAELCAREKSVSREEQDAFAIESYKRAQQATKDGHFKNEIVSIMSTPPGAKEAVAVKDDEEPFKVKFEKIPSLKPAFDKTGTITAANASSINDGASALVVMSEEKAKTLGIKPLVRILGHASAAQAPEWFTTAPSRAMDNVLKKTGLGIKDIDLFEINEAFSVVAISAMRDFNLDPKRVNIFGGAVALGHPIGASGARILTTLIHAMQSQNAKRGMVSICIGGGEAAAMIVELI